Sequence from the Kribbella aluminosa genome:
GCCGTCGCGGAGTTGGTCCAGGAGGAGGTCTACGGCGGCGGAGCCCAGTTCGGCGGCGGGGACGTGGATTGAGGTGAGCATGGGGTGAGAGACGGTGGAGAGGGGGCTGTCGTCGATGCCTATGATGCTGATTTCGCGGCCGACCTGCATTCCGCGTTCGGTGAGGCGGGACATGACGCCGAGGGCGATCAGGTCGTCGTACGCGATGGCGGCGGCTACCTCGGAGGACTGCAGGAGATCGGCGGCTCGCATGCCGGCCTGGATCTGGGGTTCGAAGGGGCCCAGCTCGCGGAGCTCCACGTCGTTGTCGGCGCAGGCCTTGGCGAGGGCGTCGCGGCGTTGCTGGTTGGACCAGGAGCGGCGCGGGCCGGCCAGGTACGTGATTCGGCGGTGGCCGAGAGAGACCAGGTGCTCGACGGCCTCTTGCATTCCCTCGTTCTCGTCGATGACGACGCTGCCGGCGCCGTCGACCTCGCGGTTCACGAAGACGACCGGGAGTTGCTGCGCGAGCCGGGTCAGCTCGGCCGGGGCGGTGCGCGGTGAGGCCAGGATGAGGCCGTCGACCTGGCGGCTGAGGCTGCGGGCGAGCTCCAGCTCGTCCGCGACGTGCTCGTCGGTGTCCGCGATCAGTACGGCGTACCGCTTGTCGCGGGCCCGTGCCTGGACGGACTTGATGATCGGCGGGAAGAACGGGTTCGCGATGTCCGGGACGACCAGGCCGACGGTGTCGGTGCGTCCGGACACCAGTGACCGGCCGGCCCGGCTCGGTGCGTAGCCGAGCTGCCGGGCGACCCGTTCGATCCGGGCCCGGGTCTCGGCATTGACCTTCTCCGGATCGGTCAGCGCCCGTGACACGGTCGACGTCGACACGTTGCAGGCCGCGGCCACCTCCGCCAGCGTGACAGCCAAGGCAAGCTCCCCAAGTCGCGTACGGATAGATCTTGGCATCGTAGCGCAAACGATTGCCGCTGCTCTGCACCCTGGTTGTAACCACTTGGATGAGTTCCACTGCAAATGGTTGGTTCTTGCTGCAAACGTTGGCAGTCTCATCCCACCCCGGCCGATCCGGCTCGACGTACTGCGGTTGTTCGCAGACCTGTGTGTGCGGGACGGGCTCGTGATGCTGTGCATCACGCACGACATCGTCAGCGCCCAGTACTTCGCCGACGAGATCAACGTGATCAACGCGGCCCGGATGGACAGGTGGACGCCGGTGGCGCGCTCGGAGACGTCGAGGGCGGTCCGGCGGAGGAGGTCACGCAGCACCCGCGGCACCCGTACACGCAGCTGCTGCTCGAGTCGTCGCCGGACCCCGACCGCGAGGGTGAGCGCAGTAGATTGCCGATTGTCGACAATCCGAACGAGCCGGTCGACCGCGAGCAGGAACTCGCCGGCTGCCCGTTCGCGGCCCGCTGTCCCCACGCGATGCCGGTCTGTACCGAGAAACCCCCGCCGGCCGCCACGTTCGCCAACGGTCACTGGTCCCGCTGCTGGTTAGACCAGGAGTAGCGCCTAGGTGACTGCTGAGGTGAGGGTTACGTCGACGGTGGTGCGGTTGAGGTAGTCGGTCCAGGCTTGGGCCAGGCGGGTGACGCCCTGGGTCAATGTTGCCGGGGGCAACGCGTAGGGCAGGCGGGTGTGGTGGTCGGTGCTGCCGTCGGCGGAGAAGACCGCGCCGGGGAGCAGCGCGACGCCGTACCGGAGTGCGATCTGGGCGAAGTGGGTGGCGTCGCCGTGTGGGAGGCGGACCCACAGCGACGCGCCCGCCTGCGGGTCCTGCCAGCTCCAGTCGGGGAGGTGCCGGCCGAGCAGCTCGGTCAACGTACGCAGGCCGACGGGAAGGGCAGTACGGCGTTCGGTCTCGGCGGTGGCGCGGTGGTCCAGCAGCCGGAGCGCGACCTCCTGCGCGACCAGCGAGCTGCCGAGGTCGGTGATCCCGCGGACGCGCGCGAACCGCGAGACCACCTGCGGTACGGCGCGGATCCACCCGAGCCGGAGCCCGCCCCAGAACAGCTTGCTCATCGAGCCGATCGTGATCAGCCGCTCGTGCGTCCCCAAGGCAGCCGGCGTCGTCCGGCCGTCGAACGCCGTACCGGCCAGCGACGTGTCGTCGACGAGCACCACCTCGTGCTGGTCGAGGAGCTTGGCAAGCCGCTGCCGCCGATCATCGGCGAGCACGACACCAGTGGGGTTGTGCGCGGCGGCCTGCACGTAGACGAGCCGCGGCGACTCGTTCGTCAGCAGTCGCTCGAGGGCCGCCACGTCCAGCCCTCGCTCGTCGATGCGGACGGTACGCAGCCGGCTCCCGGTCCGCGCGAATGCCTCCAGCGCCCCGCGGTACGTCGGTTGCTCGACGATCACGCCGTCGCCCGGCTGCAGGCACCCGCGCGCCACGAGTTCGAGCGCCTGCTGGGCACCGGACGTGATCAGGATGTCCTCGGGCGCGGTCGCCGTACCGGCGTCGCTGTACCAGCGGGCGATCCGCTCGCGCAGTGCGGGCAGGCCGCGCAGGTGGTAGCCGTGATGCGTACTGGTCAGCCGCAGGTAGTCGTCCCGGGTGAGGCCCGCGGCGACGTCGGCGACCAGGTCAAGGCTCGGCAGCGCCGCGGTGGCGAAGTCGATCGTTGCCAACGGCCCGCTCAGGAACTGGCTTGCCGCGTGGTCGCCGGCGAGCCCCGACACGGTCTCCCGGTTGCGGTCGGGCGCGACCCGCGTCCCGCTGCCCTGCCGCCGTTCGAGCTGCCCCTTCTCCCGGAGTGCCTGGTACGCCGCGACCACCGTCGTACGGCTGACCGTCAGCGCCTCAGACAGCGCCCGCTCGGGCGGCAGCGCGGACCCCGGCGGCAGCTCGCCGCGCTCGATCAGCTCGGCCAGGCTGTCGCTCAGCTGCCGGTACAGCGGCCCGGACCGGGCGCCGGTCCCGACCAGCCTGCGCGCGAGCTCGTCGGCGGAGAATCTGAGGCCATTACCGTCCTGGATCACGAACAGAGTCCAATTTCGTCGCTGTGGCTATAGATGGCATCGAGTTTCGCACGCCAATCTAGGGCGCTATCAGACTATCGGGGAGCGTTGCGATGAGCGTGACCTATCAGTTCGAGTACGCCGAGCGGCTGCGCGCCGCGTTCATCGGCGCGGGCGGGCACTCGTACCGCAACGTGTATCCGGCGTTCCAGTACGCGCCGGTGGATCTCGTTGCCGTGTGTGACGTACAGCTGGACAGGGCGGAGACGTATGCGCGGCAGTTCGGGGCTGCGGCGGCGTACGACGACCATCTTGAGATGTTGTCGGTGGAGCGGCCGGATGCGGTCTTCATCGTCACGTCGTACACCGACGGTGGGGATGTGCAGGCGACGGTGCTGGCCGAGGACTGCCTCCGGGCCGGGGCGCATGTCTGGATGGAGAAGCCGACCGCGGCCGGGATCGCGCAGCTCGACCGTTTGCAGGCGGCGGCCGACGAGACAGGCCGGACGGTGATGACCGGCCTGAAGAAGATCTTCACGCCCGCGGCCGAGAAGGTGAAGGCGATCATGGGTACGCCGGAGTTCGGGGCGGCGTCCTCGATCTCGGTCCGGTACCCGCAGGCGCTGCCCGCGCCCGGCGATCGGTCGGACGACGTACGGATGATCGGGTTCCTGGACCACATCTTTCATCCAGCGGCGATCCTCACGTACCTGATGGGGCCGGTACGGCGGTTGAGCTACGAATGGGAGCCGCGGACCGGGGCGAGTGTGTCGAGCCTGCTGTTCGAGTCGGGGGCGGTCGGGACGCTGCATCTCGCGGCGGGCTCGGCGAACGGTGCGCCGCTGGAGCGGGTCGAGGTGATCGGCGAGGGCGCGAACGTGGTGGTCGAGAACGGCGTACGGATCACGTACTACCGGGCCGGGGCGGATCTCGGGTACGGGCGGGCTTCGTCGTTCGTGACCGACGACGCGGTGGCGCCGCTGCGCTGGGAGCCGGAGTTCTCGCTCGGCCAGCTCTACAACAAGAACCTGTTCTACCTCGGGTATGTGCCCGAGATCGTGCACTTCTGCGAGAGCGTGCTGGCCGGGAAGCCGGTCGAGAAGGGCACGCTGGCGGATGTCCGGGAGATCCTCAAGTTGTACGAGTTGTACCGCCGGCTGCCCGCCGGTACGTCCGCGACGATCGGGAGCTGACCATGGGAGAGAAGAGCCGGGTGACGGCCGCCGACGCGGTGACGGTGGAGGACCAGTCGTGGGGACGCCTGGAGTGGATGGTCTCCGCCGCACTGGGTAACTCCGGCACGATGACGGTCGGCCGCTGCTACATCCGCCCGGGGGAGCAGAACCCGCGGCACTACCACCCGAACTGCGACGAGGTACTGCACGTCCTGCAGGGCACGATCGAGCACACCGTCGACGACGACAAGGTCACAATGCGCCCCGGCGACACGATCAGCATCCCCTCCGGCGCCCTCCACAACGCGCGGAACCTCGGCGCGGACGAGGCGATCTTCGTCATCTGCTTCTCCACCCCCAACCGCGAAACGATAGGGGAGTAGAACGCCGTCCGCGGCTGGCGTGGTCTCCATGCGTCCGAACGCGCTGACCATCCTGGTCCACGCGGCGCGGATTCGAGCGTTTCTGGGGGACGATCAGCGGAGCAGGCAGCTACTTCCAGCCGACCACGCCTCGGTGCCGATCCAACCCGCCTGAGAGTCGCGTCAGCGTGTGCCGTAGTCGGGTACCTGGACCTCGGCACCACCCTGCAGCGCGGACTGGTGGGCACAGATCCCGGGTGCGGTCCACGTCGCCGCCGTCCGGGCATCCACCCTTGGCGCACGGTCCTCGACGATGCTGGACACGAACTCGTGCACCAGATATGGATGCGACCCGCCGTGCCCGCCGCTGGTGAACCGTCTGATGGCGGCCGGCAGCAACTCGGGCGCGCCGGACGGCTCCACGTCGACGGCGGTCACCTCGCGGCCCCGCCGGGCCTCGGTCAGCGGCGCCATCCGGAACTCCTTCATCGGCCCGCCCTCCAGCTGCGGCCACTCCAGTGCACCTTGGTCGCCGTACACCGAGAACCCCTCGAGATAGCTCCGCCCGAGCTGGAAGAACGACATCGTCACGTTGGCCACCAACGCCTCGTCCCCGGCCAGCTTGAACAACCCCGCCTCCGTCCCGAACCCGTCACCCGCGACCCCGACGTGCTCCGGCGTGAGCCGACTCGACCCCAGGCACCGCACCGACTCCGCCCGGGTATCCGCCAGCGCGAGCGCGGGGGAGAGCGCATGGGTGACGTAGTGCATCGGCGGGTAACCACGCCAGTACTCCGGGAACCCGTCGAGGTTCTGCAGATGGTCGCCCTTGAAGTAGCTGAGCCGACCCAGCCGGCCGTCGTCGAGGAGCCGCTTGGCGTGGAAGAACTCGCGGGAGTACACCGCGGTCTCCATCATCATGTAGTTGCGCCCGGACTCGTCCTGTGCCGCGATCAACGCGTCCAGGTCGTCGAGAGTCGTCGCCATCGGCACCGCGGACGCGCAGTGCCGGCCGGACCGCAGTACCTGCTGGACCTGCTCGGCGTGGAACCGCACGGGCGTCAGCAGGTGTACGGCGTCCCACCCGTCCGCGGCCAACGCCTCCTCGAGCGATGCGAACCGGTCCGCGATTCCGAGCCGGTCCGCGACCGCCGCTGTCCGGTCCGGATCCGCATCGACCACCGCGACCCTGCCGACGTCCGGATGCGCCTGGTAGATCGGCGCAAAGTCGGCCCCGAACCCCAGCCCGACCACAATCACGTCAATGCTCATACCGCTACTATCGCGCGATCGCGGTGCCACACTCAGGTGTCCAGCAGTTGCAGGGCCTCCGTGATGGACCCACTGACCGGTGCGCCCGTGGTCAGCAACGCCTGTCGGGTCATGGCGCCGGTGGTGACGAGGACACACTGCGTACCAGCCGCCTGTGCCGCGTGGGCGTCGTCAACGACGTCCCCGATCAGTACGACGCCTGCCGGGTCCAGTTGCTGATCCTGGAGGTGCCGGACCAGGCTGTCCGCCTTCGAGCCGCCGCCTACCTCACCAGGCAGCCCGTCGACTCGGGTGAAGTACTGCGTGAGACCGTACTGCTCCACGGTCGGCGTGAGCCGCGAGTGGAACCACATCGACAGCAACGACTGGGTCCGCCCGTTGGTGGCACAAGTCCGCAGTACGTCGTGGGCACCGGTGGCGAGCTCACACGTGTGCAGGAGCGCGTCGTACCGGTCGTGGTAGAGCTTGTCGACCTGCGCCCACTCCTCCTCGTCGAGCGTGCGCTGCAGGACCTGCTCGTACGAGACCCGCATCGGCCGCGCGTACGCGGCCTGCCACTCGCTCCACGTCAGCTCGGGCCGCCCGAACCCGGTGCAGACCTCGTTCACCGCGGCCAGTACGGCGTGGTTGTCGTTGAGGAGCGTGCCGTTCCAGTCCCACACCACATGCGAAATCACGCGCATCACTGTAGTGCGGGGTGAAAGGATGTTCCGCATGGCTTTCGTCACCGCGCAGGAGCTGTCGGCCGGGTTCTACAGCGAGGTGGTCGCACCTGTGCTCGGCAGCGCCGGTCACGCGGCCGGTCTGTTGGGCTGGGGCTCCGATGTGCTCGGCTACGACACCGCACGCTCGATGGACCACGACTGGGGTCCGCGGTTGGTCGTGCTGGTCGACGAGCCTGAGGTTGTCCGCAAGCAGATCGAGGCGGTGCTTCCGGACGAGTACCGCGGCTTCCCGGTCCGGTTCGGCTCGTCTGTTCATGCCGTGGAGCACCGTGTGACCGTGGCGTCGCTGAGTGACTGGCTGAATGGGCATCTGGGCTTCGACGCGTCGCAGGGCGTCGGTGTGGACGACTGGCTGGTCACACCGCAGCAGCAGCTCCTCGGTGTGGTCAAGGGACAGGTGTACGCCGACGACGGGCGACTCGCACCGGTGCGTGCGGCTCTGGCCTGGTACCCGGACGAGATCTGGCGGTGGCTGATGGCCTGCCAGTGGACCCGGATCGCGCAGGAGGAGCCGTTCGTGCAGCGGACCCACGAGGTCGGCGACGAGCTAGGGTCCCAGGTGGTCGCGGCGCGGCTCGCCCGCGAGGTGCTGCGGCTGGCGCTGCTGCAGTCCCGCGAGTACGCGCCGTACACGAAATGGCTGGGTACGGCGTTCGCCCGGCTGGGGCATCCGGACGGGCTGGACCAGGCGCTCGCGGATACGGTTGCCGCGGGCAACTTCGCGGACCGGGAGCGGGCGCTGGTGACGGCGTACCAGCTGGTCGCCCGGCGGCACAACGCGCTCGGGATCACGCCCGCGCTCGACCCGGCGCCGCGGCCGTTCTTCGACCGTCCGGCGCTGGTCCTGGACGCCGCGCGGTTCGCCGAGGCCTGTCATGCGACGGTGTCGGATCCGCAGCTGAAGCGCGTCGGGCCGATCGGGTCGATCGACCAGTTCGTGGACAGCACCGACGTACTGAGCAATCCGTCCGCCTACCGCCGGCTCGTGGAGGTCTTCCAGTGACACTGCCGAAACACACGATCAGCTCGGTGACGACCGTGCAGCTCGGGTACGAGTACCTGCGGACCATCGGCCGGAACTCGTTCCTCGGCAGCCACGGGAGCGGCGGCAGCTTCACGGCGTACGTCGTGGAGACGGACCGCGGCGCGACCGGCTGGGGGCTGCCGCTGTCGGACGGGGACCCCGGGCCGTTGATCGGACGGCCGCTGGCGGAGCTGATCGATCCGGACCGCGGGGTGATCGACCCGGCGGCGGAGTTCCTCGACTACCCGCTGCACGACCTGGCGGCGCGGATCCTCGAGGTGCCGGTGTACGCGATGCTCGGCGGCGCCGGGTCGCCGCGGGTGCGGTGCTACAGCGGCGGCATCTACTTCGACGACCTGGACGGCGGGCTCGATGCGATCCGCGCGAACCTCGCCCAGGACCACGCGTTCGGGTTCCGCGACTTCAAGCTGAAGATCGGCCGCGGCCACCGCTGGATGGAGCCGCGGGCCGGCCTGCAGCGGGACATCGAGGTCACCCGGCTGACCCGCGAGCTGTACCCCGACGCCGCGATCCTGGTCGACGGCAACGACGGCTTCACGCTGAACGGCCTCTTCGAGTACGTCGACGCCGTCGCGGAGTGCGACCTGTACTGGATCGAGGAGCCGTTCCCCGAACGCCGCCCCGACCTGCGGGCCCTGCGCGAACACCTGCACGGCGGACCGACTCGCATCGCCGACGGCGAGTACGACCCGAACGTCCAGCACATCCTCGACCTGGCCGCCGAGGGCCTGGTGGACGTGGCCCTCATGGACGTCATCGGCCACGGCCTCACCGCCTGGCGCCGCACCATGCCCCTTCTGAAGTCCGAAGCCTCACCCCACGCCTGGGGCCTCCCGCTCAAGACCCTCTACGCCGCCCACCTCTCGGCCGGGCTCGCCAACACTCCCATTATCGAGGGCGTCCCCGGCCCGAACGCCTACACCCTCGAAGACGGCTACCTAGTCCTGTCCGAGGAACCCGGCTTCGGCCTGACGCTGCCGCTACCAGGCTGACCGCTCAAGGTGGAACGACTGTCCAGCGCGTCGAGTGCGGTCAGCGAAGCGCGGTACCACCTCACGCTCTGCTGGAACACGGACTGGAAGAGGTTGCTGAACACCGAGAACCGGAAGTCCCAGCTGCAGAGCTCCCAGCTGTACTCCGGTACGTCCAGGGCCTTCCAGTAGTGCCGCAGCAGCTCCACGGCGTCGTGTTGCCGGGACGGGAGTGCGCTGAGCGAGTAGGCGAGGTCATGGGGTGCGAGGCCGGGCTTCAGCTCCGACCAGTCGATCACCTTGGGTCGCGGGTTCCCGGCGGTGAAGAAGATGTTGCCGAGGAAGTGGAAGTCGCCGTGGATCAGCGTGAGCTGCTGGCGGCCCGCGACACGTGCCTGGAACTGGGGCTCCCAGCTGGTGAGCACCTCGTCGAGAACCGCACGCTCGGACCGCTCCAGCCCGGTCGTCGCGGCGAAGAACTCGTCCGCCGCTCGGCGAACCGCCGCGGCGTGGCGGGTGATCGCGTCCGGCGGCCAGGCCTGCGAGGAGCTCGTCACCGAGGGCTCGAACTCCGCCGGCGCAGTCCAGTTCCAGAAGTGTGCGTGCACGCCGGCGACGACGTCGATCGCTCCGTACAGCTGCTCGTCCGACACCTCGGTGCCCACCACGCGGTAACCGGTCCGGCCGAGATCCTCGGTCAGGAGCAGTACTGCGTCGCCGGTGTCGTGAGCGCCGAGGTACTGCGGAGCCGGATGCGGCCAGCCGGGTGCGAGCTGCTCGAAGAACTGCACCTCGCGGCGGGCGGCAGCGAGACCGTCCCCAGTCGCCAGCTTGGCGATCACCGTGAGGTCGGCACCGGCAGTACGCACCAGCAAGCGGGCGACCTCCGCGGCGGAGGCTTCGAAGGTCTCGACAACGTCAACAGTGCGCACTGGCGTACCCAAGGCGGCGCCTACGTCCCCAGCTGTGACGGTCACGCCTGGCCCCGCTCGGGCAGGTTCTTGAGGTACGTCGCTACCTGGCTCAGCGCCTTGTTGTCGGCCCAGGACCAGGAGGGCGCCGGTGTTGACGGGCCCTCGTACGGGAGGTCGGCGTAGTGCGCCTGTAGTTCCGTCAGGCGGGTGGTGAGCGCTGCACGGGTCTCGGCGTACGCAGGGTCGTCGGCGACGTTGGTCAGTTCGGCTGGGTCCTTCTGGAGGTCGTACAACTCCCACTCGGACTCGAAGAGGCGGTCCGACGAGCCCGGCACGCCAAGACCGGCGCCGTAGTAGTGGATGAGCTTGTAGTCCTTCGTCCGTACGCCGTAGTGGGCCGGGGCGTGGTGGATCGGGTCGTCATGCTCCCAGTACCGGTAGTAGACGGCGTCCGGCCAGTCCGGGACCTCCTCGCCGCGGAGTAGCGGCAGGAAGCTCCGGCCCTGGGACGTGGGGAGTGCTGACGCAGCGTCGAGCCCTGCCATCTCCAGGAACGTTGCCGCGAAGTCCACGTTGGTCACCATGTCGTCGCACGTGCTGCCGGCCGGGATCACCGACGGCCAGCGGATCAGCATCGGCATCTGCAGGGACTCGTCGAACATCAGCCGCTTGTCGAACCACCCGTGGTCCCCGAGGAAGAACCCCTGGTCGGACGTGTAGACGACGACCGTGTTCTCCGACAGGCCCTCCTCGTCCAGTACGTCGAGGAGCCGGCCGACGTTGTCGTCGATCGACTGCACGCACTGCAGATAGTCCCGCAGGTAGCGCTGGTACTTCCACCGCATCCGCGCCTCCCGGTTCTCCGGGCCGCGCAGCTCGTCCGGGAGCTTCTCGTTGAGCTCCTCCGCCGCGAGGTCGTCGGCGACGGACATGTGGACGCCACGGACAGCCTGGCTGCGGGTGCTGTGGTCGTCGAACAGCGTGCTCGGCTCCGGGATCGAGCCGACCGGGTAGAGGTGCTTGTGCTTCTCGTCCGGCACCCACGGACGATGCGGTGCCTTGTGGTGCACCAGCAGCAGGAACGGGCGCTCCGTGTCCCGCTGGCGGATCCAGTCGATGCTCTGGTCCGTGACGATGTCCGTCGCGTACCCGGGCACCGTCTCGGCGCCGTCCGGCCCGATCATCAGCGGGTCGACGTAGGCGCCCTGGCCGGGGAACACCCGCCACGCGTCGAAGTTCCGCGGCGCGGACTCGGGCTGCTCGCCCAGGTGCCACTTGCCGAACAGCGCGGTCTGGTACCCGGCGTCCTGCAGCACCTCCGCGATCGTCGGCACCCGGTAGTCGATCTCGGTCCAGATCGACGCGACCCCGTTCACGTGGCTGTAGGTACCGGTCAGGATCGAGGCCCGCGACGGCGAGCAGATCGAGTTCGTGCAGTACGTCGCGTCCATCCGCACGCCTTCCTGGGCCAGCCGATCCAGGTGCGGCGTGTTGTTGACCGTGCTCCTCGTGCCGTTACCGTACGCCGAGATCGCGTGCGCAGCATGGTCGTCGGACATCACGAAGACGATGTTCGGGCGGGACATCAACTCACCTTCCGGAGGGCCTGATCGATCTCGTGCATCATCTCAACCGTCACTCCGGGATGCGCGGCGAACACCTCGAGCAGGGGAGCGGTGGGGTTGAGCCGCCGCATGCCGTCCAGTCCGGCGGCGATGTGATCGGGGAGTACGTCCGGGTGCCGGTCCAGCAATTCGGCGAGGCTGAGCGTACGCAGCGGACTGTCCGGTTTTAGGTCCTCGCGACGTGCAGAGGGCTGTAGCGCTCGCTGTACCTGCTCCCACTGATCCTTGATCAGTAGGTGCTCAGCCAGCACAGGACCTTCCAACGGCAGACCCAGGCGTTCGTACTGCTCGGGTGGGGCGTCGTTGGCGCGCATGAGGTCGACCATCAGGCCAGCCAGTTGTAGCTCCAGTTCCTCGTCCTGAAGCGGGTTCTGCTGGTGCGGGTCGTCCGTCAGGTCGAAGAGGAGCGACCCGTGCCACCAAGGGTTCCCGACGGATGGGCACTCGACTCGTAGCACTGGGGCGTCCTTGGTGAAGGGGAGTGGGGGGTGGAGCTGGGCGTCCTGGAGTTCGGTGGGGGTGAAGCGGCCGCGCATGTGGGTCGGCATGAGTGTGTAGTTGTAGAGAGGGGAGTTGGACGGGTCCGCACACGCTCGCATGTAGACATAGCGGCCGTCTGTCACGTTCACGTGGCCGCCGTGGGCTCCGAACAGCGCTCCCGCACGCTGCTGACCACCGGCGAGCGAAAGACCCTGCATGTCCTCAGGGGCGTCGACACCGAAGTAGTCGAGCAGTGTCGGTGCTATGTCGATCGTCTGCACCAAGTCGTCCCGCCGTACCCCGGCTGCCCGCTCCCGCGGGTCCCACACGAACAGCGGGGTGTGGATGGTCTCGTTGAACCACGGCTGCACGCTCTTGCCCCACCAGCCCCGCTCACCCAGCAGAAACCCGTGGTCGGTGCAGACGATCAGCATCGTGTCCTCCCACAGCCCGTGCCGGTCGAACAGATCCAGCACCCGGCCCAGCGACCGGTCGCACATCGCCAGCAGCGACAGGTACTCACCACGCGCCCGCTCGACCTCCTCGGTCGACTCCACCACCCGCCGGTACGACGGCCAGTCGAACACGGGCGCCTCGGTGTCCACGCCCAGCAGCCGCCGGTACTCGTCGTAGCTGAAGAACGGCTCGTGCGGGTCGAACGTCTCGATCTGCACGAACCACTGGTCCTCCGCCCGGTTCGTCTCGATGAACTCGATCCCGGCGTCGAACGTCAGCGTCTGGCAGTGCTGCGCCTCCTCCTGC
This genomic interval carries:
- a CDS encoding sulfatase family protein, which codes for MSRPNIVFVMSDDHAAHAISAYGNGTRSTVNNTPHLDRLAQEGVRMDATYCTNSICSPSRASILTGTYSHVNGVASIWTEIDYRVPTIAEVLQDAGYQTALFGKWHLGEQPESAPRNFDAWRVFPGQGAYVDPLMIGPDGAETVPGYATDIVTDQSIDWIRQRDTERPFLLLVHHKAPHRPWVPDEKHKHLYPVGSIPEPSTLFDDHSTRSQAVRGVHMSVADDLAAEELNEKLPDELRGPENREARMRWKYQRYLRDYLQCVQSIDDNVGRLLDVLDEEGLSENTVVVYTSDQGFFLGDHGWFDKRLMFDESLQMPMLIRWPSVIPAGSTCDDMVTNVDFAATFLEMAGLDAASALPTSQGRSFLPLLRGEEVPDWPDAVYYRYWEHDDPIHHAPAHYGVRTKDYKLIHYYGAGLGVPGSSDRLFESEWELYDLQKDPAELTNVADDPAYAETRAALTTRLTELQAHYADLPYEGPSTPAPSWSWADNKALSQVATYLKNLPERGQA
- a CDS encoding sulfatase, producing the protein MSRAVMVMYDSLNRRMLPPYGAENVHAPNFTRLAGRTALFENCYAGSMPCMPARRELHTGRYNFLHRSWGPLEPYDDSMPELLRQNGVHTHLATDHQHYWEDGGATYHNRYSTYEFFRGQEGDRWKGQVREPDVPETLNATTFLSRQDWVNRQYMQEEAQHCQTLTFDAGIEFIETNRAEDQWFVQIETFDPHEPFFSYDEYRRLLGVDTEAPVFDWPSYRRVVESTEEVERARGEYLSLLAMCDRSLGRVLDLFDRHGLWEDTMLIVCTDHGFLLGERGWWGKSVQPWFNETIHTPLFVWDPRERAAGVRRDDLVQTIDIAPTLLDYFGVDAPEDMQGLSLAGGQQRAGALFGAHGGHVNVTDGRYVYMRACADPSNSPLYNYTLMPTHMRGRFTPTELQDAQLHPPLPFTKDAPVLRVECPSVGNPWWHGSLLFDLTDDPHQQNPLQDEELELQLAGLMVDLMRANDAPPEQYERLGLPLEGPVLAEHLLIKDQWEQVQRALQPSARREDLKPDSPLRTLSLAELLDRHPDVLPDHIAAGLDGMRRLNPTAPLLEVFAAHPGVTVEMMHEIDQALRKVS